The proteins below are encoded in one region of Coffea arabica cultivar ET-39 chromosome 4c, Coffea Arabica ET-39 HiFi, whole genome shotgun sequence:
- the LOC140004906 gene encoding UPF0481 protein At3g47200-like, giving the protein MECDGSSDVHESEEEFYSPDTEEEFDSVEIREENEARPAGSSRVDVELSQNIHGNGSSHDVRIDVEAGGEPVNPDQAANDEVHNDEISDEVPADGALDDEAQDDVVPNEQNQQHVPFSVAMPVVPPHVRKVDEMSYTPKWVSIGPIHHNRKSLWLTKEKKRQFLGPSLDEARVRRKMGKSEKRVRERYSMTFQRISSADFVDMLVIDGCFIVELLCRNYKCSKEGVDVTDYPIFSTRWMLPEIGVDLLMIENQLPLFVLEKIFKATELKPNGTSFEEVALEFFQSFHIGKEAMVIKKRRTGGHHKHLLDLFHSLYVPPKSSDSDATEERRRNKKPLMDRPSVRGKNWVPSATVLKSSGVRFHAKEGNSLEIQFRRAGLSGGLRIPSISIDESSIIILKNLLAYEQSSRRIEPLFTSLVLFFSSMASVPDDIKLLREASIILHQPGDDQMAIEVLKLLSKQLECDVRDCSMKQQVEDIRAFCGSNLVIFWNAIGRILAQNAVRFILMYVSLVLTFSVDNFRFRL; this is encoded by the exons ATGGAGTGTGATGGAAGCTCAGACGTCCATGAATCGGAAGAAGAGTTTTATTCTCCTGATACGGAAGAAGAGTTTGATTCTGTAGAGATtagagaagaaaatgaagcaCGGCCAGCAGGTTCCTCCCGCGTCGATGTGGAACTATCTCAAAACATCCATGGTAATGGCAGTTCCCATGATGTTCGTATAGATGTGGAGGCCGGTGGTGAACCTGTAAATCCAGATCAAGCTGCAAAtgatgaagttcataatgatgaAATTTCGGATGAAGTCCCAGCTGATGGAGCTCTAGATGATGAGGCTCAAGATGATGTGGTTCCTAATGAACAAAACCAGCAACATGTTCCTTTCTCGGTAGCAATGCCGGTGGTGCCACCACATGTTCGTAAAGTAGATGAAATGTCCTATACCCCCAAATGGGTCTCCATTGGCCCTATTCATCATAATAGGAAGAGTTTGTGGCtgacgaaagaaaagaaaaggcagtTTCTTGGGCCTTCTCTGGATGAGGCGAGAGTTagaaggaaaatgggaaaatcGGAGAAGAGAGTTAGAGAACGCTATTCAATGACTTTCCAACGGATAAGCAGCGCTGATTTTGTGGACATGCTGGTGATTGATGGTTGCTTCATTGTAGAACTGCTTTGCCGCAATTACAAATGCAGCAAG GAGGGAGTTGATGTTACTGACTACCCTATATTTTCAACAAGATGGATGCTGCCAGAAATTGGTGTTGACTTGTTGATGATTGAAAATCAGCTTCCTTTGTTCGTGCTTGAGAAGATATTTAAGGCAACGGAGCTGAAGCCTAACGGAACTTCTTTTGAAGAAGTTGCTCTCGAATTTTTCCAGTCCTTTCACATTGGAAAGGAAGCTATGGTTATCAAGAAACGCCGTACAGGAGGCCACCATAAACATTTACTTGATTTGTTTCATTCCTTGTATGTACCACCCAAATCTTCTGATTCAGATGCAACTGAAGAAAGACGGAGAAACAAGAAACCACTCATGGACCGCCCAAGTGTGCGAGGTAAAAACTGGGTACCGAGTGCCACAGTATTAAAATCCTCTGGTGTTAGATTCCATGCAAAGGAAGGTAACTCCCTTGAAATCCAGTTCAGAAGGGCAGGATTGAGCGGAGGATTGAGAATTCCCAGCATTTCCATTGATGAGAGCTCCATTATCATCCTTAAAAACTTGTTGGCATATGAACAAAGCTCTAGACGTATAGAACCATTATTTACCTCTCTAGTGTTGTTCTTTTCCAGCATGGCATCTGTGCCTGATGACATCAAACTCCTAAGAGAAGCATCCATCATTCTCCACCAGCCTGGAGATGATCAAATGGCCATTGAAGTCCTGAAACTTCTCAGCAAGCAGCTAGAGTGTGATGTGAGAGATTGCTCCATGAAACAGCAGGTGGAAGATATCAGAGCATTTTGCGGTTCCAACTTAGTCATATTTTGGAACGCCATAGGACGCATTCTTGCACAAAATGCTGTCCGTTTCATTTTGATGTACGTGTCTTTAGTTTTAACCTTTTCAGTGGACAACTTTCGTTTTAGATTATGA